GGAGTGACGAACTCGAAGCCGGTCTGCCTGTCGCGGATACTGACGCAGCCGAGGGTGTCCGGGTCGAATCCCAGAAGCAGCGCCTCGTTCGAGATCGTGATCGCCTCTGCGTCTGGAGCCTGTTCCGTGCGCGGCGGCTCATTCCACCGGGCAGTGAGCTTCGGTGCAGCCATGATCTCCTCCTGATAACCTGCCGGTGTGCGCGCCGGTCCGAAGTAGATTCTACCGGTCAGCTCGCGGGTCTTATCCCGGAAGGAGTCCGTGTACTGCAGGTAATGCACATAGCTGGTGCGACCGTCATACATGCTCACTGGATGGCCGTCCCAGGCGAGGCCAAATCCGTTCTCGCCGTCGTCCAGCGCTCCCCATAAGGTGAAGCTCCGGCCCGTATTGCCGTCCAGGAGCGGGCCCGATGTCAACTGCCCCTCGCTCTGCCCGGCCCAGTTGCGCAAGAGGTCGTCCTTGCGCGAGATCTGCAGGATGTGCAGTTCCGGCCACCGGAAGTCATCGTCCCGCGTCACTTGCGCGGAGAAATGCACCAGCGGAGACGATGCGCGGAAGGTCCAGCGGTATGTTGCCCGCGCATTGCCCGGCGCAGCATCCCCCTTCAGGTAGCGACCAGTCGTTTCCACCACAACCTGCACCGGGCCGCTCTCAATTATCCGCGCAGTTCCCTCAGGGTCTCCGTGGAGCATCAGCTGTCCCTGTTCCTTCTCGTACAGGCGGTCCAGCCACTGGAAGTCGGTGCTCACATGACCGGAGACGGGAAACGCAACGGAGGTGGGCAACCCGCCGTGGCCCCTCTTCGGGAGGGTCAGCGCCATGAAGGTGTTGTGGACCGTGATCTCCTGTTCCGTCTCGACCACCTGGAGGTCCGTGGCTGCGGGGGCAGTGTCGGGCTCCAGCGTCATATCCTCCCCCGCTCCAAGAACACCCGGAATCACCGTGATCCAGCGGCCGTCTTCCAGCTTCTGCAGGGCCGCCCGGATTCCCCCCGGCCCGACCAGGGACGCGCAGTCGGCGGGTGGAGGCGCCAACTCAACAACCGGCATGTATGCTTCCCGGCCCTCATTGGTCACTGTGAGGGTCGGTTGGGCCAGGCAGAACGCCGAGACAAACAGGGACAGACACGCAGCGAGCGAGATGATGCGCATGACGATGCACCCTCCGAACACAAAGACCTGGACGCCCGTGCGGAACGGAGCGGGCGACCAAGCCGCCAGCCATTGGCTTTCCGGAGTAATCCGCCGCGTGAGCCGCAAAGACCTCCTCGCCTGCCTCATTTCCGCAGCGCGGGCTGTCACGGGGGGTAGAGAAGGACAAGCGCGAGGCCCGGCGAATTATCTCGTGAAGCTCCGGCAGCTTAGGGATGCCGGTCAGCGTCTGATCCGCTGCTGGAGGAAGCCCATGAAACGCGTGCTGCTCGCAGCCATCGCGATACTATCCACCACAATGCTGCATGGCCAGGAGGGCCAGCCGGTGAAAAAACCGACCGTGAAAGTCATTGCCGGGGGAGAGCCGGTTCAGGACTACAGGGAGTGTCGCCGCATGCTGGTCGGCCCAGACGTCAACCAGCCCGAGGCGTACCCCGGCTACGCAGGTTTCGTAGGCTGGCAGTCGCCCATCGTCCTGCGGGACGGTACCATGCTTGTGGGCTTCTCATCCGGCTACTGGCACGCGTCGCCCCCGACGGCATACTTCGACGCGAACCCCGCGGCGCGCGACGAATGGGCGAAGATCGGGATGCCTGTAGATATTGATGCTCCGCGCGGCGGGCGAGCCCACATCATACGCTCTACCGACGGCGGGAAGACCTGGTCCCGCCCCGAGGTGCTCATCGACACCCCGTGGGATGACCGCGCTCCCAACTTCTGCCAGCTGGCAGACGGGACGATCCTGTGCAGCTTTTTCACCTACCCCGGCCCCATGGCGTCGGATCTCACCCGCGACCCTGCACGAACCGCACTCACCGGGATTATCAGATCCTTCGACAACGGAAAGACCTGGGAGCAGGAGCCGAAAGTGCTGCCGGTACCCTTCGTCTATGATGCCACCGATGGTCCGATCATCGAACTCCAGGACGGCTCGGCGCTCATCTGTGTCTACGGGCGAGAAGTAGGCGCCCCCAACGAAATGGTTGCGTTCTGTCGCACCACGGACAGCGGCGAGACGTGGGAACTGCTCTCCACCCTGGCCACGGATCACGAGATGTCCGAGACGGCCGTGGCTCAACTGCAGGATGGCCGGTTGGTGATGATCGCCCGGCCGGAAGGGGACATCGCCTGGTCGTCCGACGGAGGCAGGAACTGGACACCGCCGCAACCCCTGGGAGTCCGCCTGTTCGAACCGCGTCTCATCACCCTCAGGGACGGCACCCTCCTGTGCCTTCACGGTTCGTACGGCGCAGGCGGACTGCGCGCAATGTTCAGCACGGATGGCGGCGAGACCTGGATTGCTCCCAACGAGAAGTATGGCTTCCCCGTGGACCCCTCGGTCTACGGGTACGGTCAGGCGGTGGAGCTTGAGGACGGATCGGTCTGGGCCGCGTACATCCACACCGGAGGGCACAGCAGCCAGGACGCGCGCACTGAGGCGCTCTGGTCCATCAGGTTGCGCGTGCGCCCTGACCACAGTGGCATCGATCTCCTGCCCGCGCCCGGTTCGTGAAGTGCAGAAGGGCGCTTGCCTGCCTGCAGCAGACACCATCGCCGTCGAAGCGTCTGGTCGCCGCCATCCTGGCGAAAGAGAGGCGCCATCAGCCATGTACATGAGGACGATCGGAGGCTCCACCATGCTCTTGCTGACCACGGGAATCGCACTGGCTCTCCACGGCTCCGCGGACGCGCAGCCACTCCTGGACCCGCCCACCGACTATGGGCGATCTTTCGTGACCACGTCCGGAAACATCGGCAACGAGCCGGTTTTCTGGATCGAATCACGCTGCCGCATCAGCGATCCGGCTACGGGCGAAGTGCGCGACTACTACCAGTGTGCCTCGTGCAAGAGCGAGAACACCTTCGCCACCCACGACCTGTTCCACGAGAAGAACTACGACTTCCTGCCGGTATTCTCGGACAAGGAGACGGTGATCTTCCGCCGTGCCCTGCCCGCGAACGCCAACCCAAAGCAGGTGGTTGCACTCTCTCCCTGGGGCCAGATGACCCCGGTGGTTCGCACCGCGAAGATGCGGGTTCTGAACTCGCCCGATGAGATTGTGTCCGCGATCCAGGCCGCCGTGCCCATCATTTCGCAGACCGAGATACGGGATGATGCGTCAGGCCGCACGGCGATCATTGAGTGCCCCGTCAAAACCATGAACATGAATGACCAGCGGCGCATCTACCAGGTGGATACCGGCATTGTCATCCTGCCTGACTTGACCTTGCCGCCGGACCAGTGGTCTGCAGGTTTGCAGCTGGCCTTCATCGCCTTCAATGAGCCGACCTGGGCCGACTTCATTGTCGACGAGCCCACGCCGGTGGAAGGCGGCGCGCTGGTGCACCATTTCTCGAAGCGCCTGCATTTCACCGCGCGCAATATGCTGCTTGCCCTTGACGACGGGTCGATCCCGTGGGAAGTGAAGACTCGGTCCACCGAAGTAATCCGGGAAGGCAACGTCACAAAGATCCGCTTGCTCCCGCCCGGCCCCGGCAATCCCAGGAACTCTGAGGGCGATTTCATCCGGCTGAAGGACGGGACCATTCTCTTTGTCTACACCCACTTCACCGGCGGCGGTGGGGACCACGATGCGGCGTTCCTGGCCGGACGCACCTCGACCGACGGAGGAGTGACATGGAGCACGGAGGATCGCCTGATCGTGCCCAACGAGGGCAAGATGAATGTCATGTCCGTCTCCCTGCTGCGGCTGCAGAGCGGGGAGATCGCCATGTTCTACCTGGTGAAGCAAGCGCCCGACGACTGCCGGGCCTACATGAGGATCTCTACCGACGAGGCGCAGACCTGGAGCGAGCCGCGTCTTTGTATGCCACGGGGCGGGTACTATGTTGTGAACAATGATCGGGTGATCCAGCTCACCAGCGGGCGGCTGGTCATCCCCGCCGCACGCCATGTCCTGGAGGGCGAAACCCAGTTCCGGCCGGGGGTGGCCATGTGCTTCGTCTCGGACGACAACGGGGCCACCTGGACCATGGGCGCCGAGATTGCGCCGCCGTTCGATGGCGGCTCCGGGCTGCAGGAGCCGGGGATCATCGAGCTGAAGGATGGGCGCCTCATGATGCTTTGCCGCACCAGCTGGAACGTGCAGTACCGCAGCTACTCTTCCGACGGCGGCCTAACGTGGAGCGCGGCGGAACCCACGGATATCAAGTCGCCCTGTTCGCCGGCGACCTTCGAGCGCATCCCGCAGACAGGCGACATTCTCATGGTCTGGAATGACCACTCGGCGGCCCCTGAGCTCGGGCAGAAGCGCACCCCGCTCACGGTGGCGATCTCGAAAGACGAGGGGCAGACCTGGGAACACGCGAAGAACATCGAGGATGATCCAAACGGATGGTTCTGCTACACCGCGCTGGAGTTCGTAGACGACCGGGTGCTTCTCGGCTACTGCGCTACGGGCAGCAGCCTGCCCCACCTGAGCCAGACGGGGATCACTTACTTCGACGTGGACTGGCTGTACCACTGAGGCTATCGCGCGGGCCCGGCTGGCCGGATCTACCGCCGATGGAGCACCTGGGTGCAGCGATGGGCCGCGCCGTAGCCGCCGGTCAGGTTGCTGAAGTCCTTCCAGGTGGCATTGACCCCGCGCAATGCGGACCGGTGGCAGGCCGATGACCCAGCCGCGGCCGGGATGCGGTTCGGGCCGATACACAGGAAGTTCGTGCCGTATTTGAGCTGGTCGTCGTTTGACACCGGGATCAGCCTGAGACCCATTTCTTTCTCGAGGCACTCCCGAAAGCCCGCATTCTGCTTCTCAATCTCGTATCCGTTGGGGCCCGGACGATACACGTCGATTGTGCAGCGCCGGTCGGGCAACGCGGGCAGCAAATACAGCACAGATCGGGCGACGAATCCGCACACTCCAGCTGCGAGGAGCGAAAACACCAGTGTAGCGATCCCCGGTGCCGAAAAGCCGACCCCATCGAGATGCTGCCCTCTCCGGCGCACGGCGAGGCTATTCCTCGGGCATCCAGGGTGTCGAGGCATCCCAGTCGTGCAGGAGTTTCGCCAGGTCCCGCGCTGTATCGGATTGGGCGTCGGTACCTGCCAGGTTGTGAAGCTGGTACGGGTCGGCGGTGAGATCGAAGTAGTGATCCGGCGTGGTACTGAGGCCCTTGCGCTCGTGATCCGGCGGCAGATGGAGCATGTGGGTCGGCGTGCGCACCGCCGCGCCATGCCCGATCTCTATGACCGAGTAGTCGCGGACAGGCGGACGGTCCGCCAGGAGGCTCTGCCCGGGCATGTGATCGGGTTGTTCGACTCCCGCAGCATTCAGCAAGGTAGGCGCGATATCCACAAGACTCGGCACGCGGTCGGCGATGACGGTGCCGGATGGGACACCGGGGCCGCGCATGAGCAATGGGACTCGAATAGACTCCTCATTCGGTCCGCCTTTCTGGACCAGGCCCAAGCTGCCGAGATTGTCTCCGTGGTCTGACGTGAAGACCACGATAGTGTTCTCAGCAAGACCCGCCCGCTCAAGCGCGCCCAGCATGCGTCCCACCGCCCGGTCCATCCATGTCGTCACCCCGTAATACTCCGCGATGAGTTGCCTCAGATTGTAGCCTTCCGGCAGACGGTCCGCGTACGGCAGGCCCAGGTTGTAGTGTCGGAAATCCCACCGGTAGACTTTGTACCAGTAATCCTGGTCCTTGAGCGGCCGCGACAGGTCCACATTGGGCCGCAGCGGGATGGAATCCGGGTCGTACATGGTCAGGTACTCCTCGGGCGCGTCTGCCACTGGACAATGCGGGGGCGAGATGCTGTAGTACAGGAAGAAGGGTCTCTCGGCGGTTTTCCGCGCGCCGATGAACTCCTCGACCCGCCCGGCCTCGAAATCCACGCTCCAGCCATCGGGGACGAACTCCGGTCCGCCGTTCTCGGTGAAGCTCTGGCCGCTGTGACAGTGATGCACCCGGGGAATCAGGTAGTTGTCGAAACCCACGTCATCCGGCCACGAGTGGATGTGCCACTTGCCGATGGCCGCCGTCTCATAGCCCGCACCCCGCAGCAGTTCGGGCAGAGTGGTATCCTTCAAATGCGGCCTGCCCGGATAAGGGTACTCCGGCATGGCGCAGTCGCCCGGTTTCGTCTGGAAATGCACATTGCCCACGCCACCGGTGCACGTACGGTTATACTCGCCGGACAGGAGCACCGAACGGGCGGCCATGCAGACCGGGAAGTTGGTCACCGCGAGTTCAAACCGCGACCCGTCGCGCGCCAGAGAGTCCACATTGGGGGTCTGGATCACCGGGTTGCCGTAGCAGCCGGTCTCGAAGGCGCGGAGTTGATCGCAGATGCACAGGACGATATTGGGGCGGTCGGGCATGGAGGCCTCCAGAAGGGTACGGTGCAGAGTTGGGCCGGACACGTTGACATTTCCACGCCCGGCATGCACTGTCCTTGGAGCCGGCGCGACTGCTCTTCATCCCGCCGCCGCCCCGGCGTATAATGTGTCTGAGGAGTGCGGACCGACCGCTTTGTTGCCGATGAGTTCCAGGAGGTCATCCCATGTCGCGCTGGACCATTACGCTGGTTCTGCTCTTCGTCGTCGGGACCGCCGTCGCCCAGCCATCCAACTGCCGCCTGTACCTGGCCGCGCAGTATAACTGGGGCGCCAAGACTGGCTTCTACCTGGACCTGGAGGGCGCGGTGCTCGAGAAACTCCCCCTGATCCTGGGCGTCGCGGACGGCAACCAGTGGGTGTTTGATTCCCACACTCCGGGCTTCGAGACCGGGCGCGAGTATTCAATCCGGGCGATCATCCGCGACGGGGCTTCCGAGGTCTATCTGGACGGGGAGAAGGTCATTAGCAATCCCGGGCGCTACCTGCCTTCGCAGGTGGAGCTCGTCGTGAGCGACCGGCCGGCGTGGGCTTCAGAACCCGGCGACTGGGTGGGCGCAATTGATGACATGACCGTGACCGTGGAGCGCGCCGGCGAAGCCGTGCATACCCGGGCGTTCGAATTTGCGGACGCAGCCCGGGCGGTGCCGCTGATGCAGTTCGAGCCCGGCCGCGCCCAGAGCGCTGAGCTTGCCGTGCGTCCCGGGGACACTGTGGTCGTGGATTTTTCCCTGCAGTTCGCATCCAGTGACACCAGGGCCTGGGCGCCGTACATCGACAAGTATGGGCAGAGCATCCACGCGGAGTTTCCTGAGAAGGTCAAGAGTGACGAAGAACTCGTGGCAGACATCGCCCGCGAAGACGAAATACTGGCCGGGATGCCCCCGTCAGAGGACTACGACGCCTACGGCGGTTACCTCAAGGCGGGCTGGAACTCGGACGCCACGGGTTTTTTCCGCACCCTCAAGCGCGAAGGCAAATGGTGGCTCATCACCCCGGACGGCAACCCCTGCTTCTATCTTGGGGTGAGCAATGTCCCGGCCACCGGCTGGCCCACAACCCCTGTGAGCGAGCGCGAGTATCTCTTCGCCAACCTGCCGCCGAGAGACGGTGCCTGGGGCGCTTGCTGGGGAAAAAACCACTGGGGCATCAACGACGGGACCGAGTATGTGTGCTTCTATACGGCGAACCTGATCCGGAAGTACGGGCATGAATCTTTCAGCGACCGTGCCCTGCAACGGGCCTTGCAGAGGCTGCGCTGCTGGGGCTTCAGCGGCGGAGG
This region of Armatimonadota bacterium genomic DNA includes:
- a CDS encoding exo-alpha-sialidase, encoding MKRVLLAAIAILSTTMLHGQEGQPVKKPTVKVIAGGEPVQDYRECRRMLVGPDVNQPEAYPGYAGFVGWQSPIVLRDGTMLVGFSSGYWHASPPTAYFDANPAARDEWAKIGMPVDIDAPRGGRAHIIRSTDGGKTWSRPEVLIDTPWDDRAPNFCQLADGTILCSFFTYPGPMASDLTRDPARTALTGIIRSFDNGKTWEQEPKVLPVPFVYDATDGPIIELQDGSALICVYGREVGAPNEMVAFCRTTDSGETWELLSTLATDHEMSETAVAQLQDGRLVMIARPEGDIAWSSDGGRNWTPPQPLGVRLFEPRLITLRDGTLLCLHGSYGAGGLRAMFSTDGGETWIAPNEKYGFPVDPSVYGYGQAVELEDGSVWAAYIHTGGHSSQDARTEALWSIRLRVRPDHSGIDLLPAPGS
- a CDS encoding glycosyl hydrolase, which produces MSRWTITLVLLFVVGTAVAQPSNCRLYLAAQYNWGAKTGFYLDLEGAVLEKLPLILGVADGNQWVFDSHTPGFETGREYSIRAIIRDGASEVYLDGEKVISNPGRYLPSQVELVVSDRPAWASEPGDWVGAIDDMTVTVERAGEAVHTRAFEFADAARAVPLMQFEPGRAQSAELAVRPGDTVVVDFSLQFASSDTRAWAPYIDKYGQSIHAEFPEKVKSDEELVADIAREDEILAGMPPSEDYDAYGGYLKAGWNSDATGFFRTLKREGKWWLITPDGNPCFYLGVSNVPATGWPTTPVSEREYLFANLPPRDGAWGACWGKNHWGINDGTEYVCFYTANLIRKYGHESFSDRALQRALQRLRCWGFSGGGKWGGPATVVTTPVLNRWSVPNLVDHPDVFDAAVRDKFTESLRQQITPRKDDPMVLGWSLGNEFDEHIKPEEIRKIMAMPASTPAKRALIDHLVETRYGGSPAALAAAWEIDAPTSEALYASRPEVSTDDIEVMRRFYADRYYQFAYTTIKEIDPNHLYLGFWIVPGWWVNEQDWHIGAKYCDVIGYDRYRLEYPEERLDRLQQAADKPALCGEFSFPSWYAGQRGFGKYGVATESDAESGKRYKDWVRAAANDPYCVGLIWFHFRDQPLTGRGPGRGDRLFYGEHFAFGLVSETDRPKWDMIEQMRDANLNAAPWRLGLTE
- a CDS encoding sulfatase-like hydrolase/transferase, which gives rise to MPDRPNIVLCICDQLRAFETGCYGNPVIQTPNVDSLARDGSRFELAVTNFPVCMAARSVLLSGEYNRTCTGGVGNVHFQTKPGDCAMPEYPYPGRPHLKDTTLPELLRGAGYETAAIGKWHIHSWPDDVGFDNYLIPRVHHCHSGQSFTENGGPEFVPDGWSVDFEAGRVEEFIGARKTAERPFFLYYSISPPHCPVADAPEEYLTMYDPDSIPLRPNVDLSRPLKDQDYWYKVYRWDFRHYNLGLPYADRLPEGYNLRQLIAEYYGVTTWMDRAVGRMLGALERAGLAENTIVVFTSDHGDNLGSLGLVQKGGPNEESIRVPLLMRGPGVPSGTVIADRVPSLVDIAPTLLNAAGVEQPDHMPGQSLLADRPPVRDYSVIEIGHGAAVRTPTHMLHLPPDHERKGLSTTPDHYFDLTADPYQLHNLAGTDAQSDTARDLAKLLHDWDASTPWMPEE
- a CDS encoding exo-alpha-sialidase — encoded protein: MLLLTTGIALALHGSADAQPLLDPPTDYGRSFVTTSGNIGNEPVFWIESRCRISDPATGEVRDYYQCASCKSENTFATHDLFHEKNYDFLPVFSDKETVIFRRALPANANPKQVVALSPWGQMTPVVRTAKMRVLNSPDEIVSAIQAAVPIISQTEIRDDASGRTAIIECPVKTMNMNDQRRIYQVDTGIVILPDLTLPPDQWSAGLQLAFIAFNEPTWADFIVDEPTPVEGGALVHHFSKRLHFTARNMLLALDDGSIPWEVKTRSTEVIREGNVTKIRLLPPGPGNPRNSEGDFIRLKDGTILFVYTHFTGGGGDHDAAFLAGRTSTDGGVTWSTEDRLIVPNEGKMNVMSVSLLRLQSGEIAMFYLVKQAPDDCRAYMRISTDEAQTWSEPRLCMPRGGYYVVNNDRVIQLTSGRLVIPAARHVLEGETQFRPGVAMCFVSDDNGATWTMGAEIAPPFDGGSGLQEPGIIELKDGRLMMLCRTSWNVQYRSYSSDGGLTWSAAEPTDIKSPCSPATFERIPQTGDILMVWNDHSAAPELGQKRTPLTVAISKDEGQTWEHAKNIEDDPNGWFCYTALEFVDDRVLLGYCATGSSLPHLSQTGITYFDVDWLYH